One part of the Lotus japonicus ecotype B-129 chromosome 2, LjGifu_v1.2 genome encodes these proteins:
- the LOC130737676 gene encoding adenylosuccinate synthetase 2, chloroplastic-like codes for MTISVLSFQAICNPPLRLPFSTFNHQRPSRNFVVCSAKPVVPPALKHTAAARIESLSQVSGVLASQWGNEGKENLVEILAPHFDIVAIYQGGASIPVTFHNFKGKKIALDLIPSGILNEDTICVIGNGVAVHVPRLVSEIDYLESNGVSCKGRILISDRAPLLFDFHQQVNELCDYFIGSALAGLGPCYANKVIRNGIRVSDLRHMDTFPQKLDLLLSDAAKMVENFDYDAAILVEKFDYGPCMLKKQVEKYKRYAERLEPFIADTVHLLNEAITQKKKVLVVGEEATMFDIDFGTYPIVTTSSTSAGGICTGLGIAPRLVGDLIGVVKAYTPKFGIGPFPTEVLCGIGPPTPTEMVEAYKAKYGIGHFPTENWSLERYQLRHSVSKELGNHARLAQRCGWLDIVALKYSCQINGFSSLYLSRLDVLSDLDKIQLGVSYKHYDGTPIQSFPADLDLLKQLKVEYEVFPGWRSDISSIRNYSDLPKAAQQYVERIEELVGVPIHYIGVGPGRDDVIFK; via the exons ATGACCATCTCAGTGCTGAGTTTTCAAGCAATATGCAACCCTCCACTTCGACTCCCCTTCTCCACCTTCAACCATCAACGTCCCAGTCGAAACTTCGTCGTTTGCTCCGCGAAGCCGGTTGTTCCTCCTGCCCTCAAGCACACAGCCGCCGCTCGAATTGAGTCTCTCAGCCAGGTCTCCGGCGTTCTGGCTAGCCAGTGGGGCAATGAAGGCAAAGAGAACCTCGTTGAAATCTTAGCCCCGCACTTCGATATCGTTGCCATCTATCAG GGTGGAGCTAGTATTCCGGTAACCTTTCATAATTTCAAAGGGAAAAAAATTGCCCTTGATCTTATTCCATCCGGTATCCTCAATGAAGATACTATTTGTGTTATAGGAAATGGAGTGGCAGTGCACGTGCCACGCCTAGTTAGTGAAATTGACTACCTCGAGTCAAATGGGGTCTCTTGCAAGGGAAGGATATTGATATCTGATCGCGCTCCGCTTTTGTTTGACTTCCACCAACAAGTGAATGAACTCTGTGATTATTTTATTGGTTCAGCCCTTGCAGGCCTTGGACCATGCTATGCCAACAAGGTTATTCGTAATGGCATTAGAGTAAGCGATTTGAGGCACATGGATACTTTTCCTCAGAAGCTCGATCTTTTGTTATCAGATGCGGCAAAAATGGTCGAAAATTTTGACTATGATGCGGCAATACTGGTCGAAAAATTTGACTATGGTCCATGTATGCTCAAGAAACAAGTTGAAAAATACAAGAGATATGCTGAGAGGTTGGAGCCTTTTATCGCTGACACAGTGCATCTCTTGAACGAAGCTATAACTCAAAAGAAGAAGGTTTTGGTTGTTGGAGAAGAAGCAACCATGTTTGACATTGACTTTGGAACTTATCCCATTGTTACTACTTCTAGCACATCAGCAGGTGGGATCTGCACTGGTCTTGGTATTGCCCCAAGATTAGTTGGTGATTTAATAGGAGTGGTGAAAGCATACACCCCTAAATTTGGTATAGGTCCTTTTCCAACAGAAGTTCTGTGTGGTATAGGTCCTCCTACTCCAACAGAAATGGTG GAAGCATACAAAGCTAAATATGGTATAGGCCATTTTCCAACAGAAAATTGGAGTTTAGAGCGCTATCAATTACGCCATTCTGTTTCCAAGGAGTTGGGCAATCATGCTCGCCTTGCTCAACGATGTGGTTGGCTTGATATAGTCGCATTAAAGTACTCTTGTCAAATCAATGGTTTTTCATCATTGTATCTGAGCAGGCTGGATGTTTTATCAGATCTTGACAAAATACAGTTGGGTGTCTCATATAAACATTATGATGGGACCCCAATCCAATCATTCCCTGCAGATCTCGATCTTCTTAAGCAATTGAAG GTGGAATATGAAGTATTTCCCGGATGGAGATCTGATATTTCATCAATCAGAAACTATTCTGACCTTCCAAAAGCTGCACAGCAGTATGTGGAAAGGATAGAAGAACTTGTTGGTGTCCCTATCCACTACATTGGTGTGGGGCCTGGACGTGATGATGTCATATTCAAATGA